In candidate division WOR-3 bacterium, the genomic window AAATTTTCTTGGTTTTAAAATTTTTATAGAGGAAGGTGTTTTTATTCCTCGACCCGAAACAGAGTTTTTGACATTTTTAGCCATTCATAAATTGAAAAATTTAAAAGCTCCTTTTATTCTTGAAATAGGAACAGGTTCGGGAGCAATATCTTTAAGTATTGCTGGTTCTTTAAAAGAAGCTAATATAATTGCTACAGATATTTCAAGGAAAGCTATAAAAATATGTAAGAAAAATTTTGATTTCCATAATCTTAGATCTTATGTGAGTATAGTTATTGCAGATTTACTAAGTTGTTTTTCAAAAGAGGAAAAGTTTGATTTAATTATTTCTAATCCTCCATATATTCCTATAGAGAATTTAAGCAGTTTGGATGAAGTTGTTAAGAAAGAGCCTATGCTGGCTCTTAATGGAGGAGAGAATGGTGTTTATTTTATAAATAAAATATTGGAAGAAGGTTCTCTTAGATTAAGAAAAGGAGGGTATATTCTTATTGAAATTGATGAGGTTAATTTGCCTTATATAAAGATCCCTGAAAGAATTTACGCTTC contains:
- the prmC gene encoding peptide chain release factor N(5)-glutamine methyltransferase, whose translation is MKLREALDLGTKELSRFSNNPEFESFVFLEESTGKKREEILTNEEELDEKAFLKFENYLRRRKEGEPWQYIIGSTNFLGFKIFIEEGVFIPRPETEFLTFLAIHKLKNLKAPFILEIGTGSGAISLSIAGSLKEANIIATDISRKAIKICKKNFDFHNLRSYVSIVIADLLSCFSKEEKFDLIISNPPYIPIENLSSLDEVVKKEPMLALNGGENGVYFINKILEEGSLRLRKGGYILIEIDEVNLPYIKIPERIYASILPDQFGRNRILFGIRK